Proteins from a single region of Hermetia illucens chromosome 3, iHerIll2.2.curated.20191125, whole genome shotgun sequence:
- the LOC119653099 gene encoding RB1-inducible coiled-coil protein 1 isoform X3, which produces MLYVFHVDCGRMMKFDMNMALSKVENLKHTIELLHGFSAAHQVLLVSGGEMLQPGSMVCSYSAGTDTNPIYMFTTEDPVDSKNNKIPWPSIEPIVLDVDLKDQVERCLALPATYATVVQRAQLSQQIFDLAREEESICERLVHEQHLQQQGWSAVIANMEDLVTDFKERYKHFTEAFEVYMGQRGALCEALKTFEIDVEVLGRIPVLPNLLKGVEYDSHGFDEISEKDVSEEVSHSRNEELLAMARAKTVSKSEELAVVKSEQENRSLKSEGSLSHSSQLQISLLQWMSLKDNHLALKSMSEECLRGMEMLEDRKVQLLRTDIANILKMAEQEEIKEIKGLEDRLCGLEKLMFDLKKIVQEQRELATAFQQNQNRASNLGDPSILPDLCASHRSQLLVMLQSQRKIRDIRRRISKAKEELSDNLYKRLKYIVHIENTMLELANNLLFYHRCLRRIDSHLSVIKQIHEAPTIYVTAVMEVVQRRSYSTAFSSWASSLASDLLNIYKDEITRRQEFDIMFRGHFLGSLFPGLTDMPPEFATEIPAPFDECLPDLTKNDLETLSTYMPDITSNFPLSPVNPVIEFFNSRSGNRSTQDKSCLSGKLQSIEGPQVLPRPIDIYSHLKDGFESETDTEEFEKVGQSPNERKLSAAATAVTIATSTSQLKVETVTISTTTERVEMQTAQTSTEDNLGSTTLEVERLKALLKSMSQLSLEALTLLRSEMQRTKCETESCNREMQDEIKHLHERWFTMKSECEAKEAENNRLIAEQHDMAIKELCSTLKKKQDEFITLEGNYKELETKLTKDAEEFETREITLKEEIARMNARICELETQLQNAEIEKERAVADCRDKIIHEHKTEIESLRCRFKLMTNMERSPSDISLEKIERPDVIDIMSHESIIQQLREDFENEKTRAIEAAIEKERLKWAENQKSASSSSISPDAFRKIIEEKERQLDVMRERDLILSKENAQLKVKIEALANEEESDRVYLKDQIDILNRDKVRMESELRAEKMRRLEMESSVATMKLSTCRDLEGGSTSRSKPTTSSQSPLKLGVQIDSCNRGDTIFVVWNNRHGQYIIVQDSATLYFLHSDSHSALNLKAPSCTISDFPEPYYCVGRVVDKEYCHARKDENRYKVSKGTKFYRVRVQPIIKSESSRHSRRERNESTSSASSVAVSRSTSTQHLIDSFAQTDTSGICTSASQDMTDSINTRDRTISVTEEDEEQVSLTDRYRCVSLSEEDERTLEGSAIAAATNLPGSQDFSTATASTTATNPPPQISTECSSEKDQDDSDEYRSLEAKDETYFSSGIV; this is translated from the exons ttGTTTTAGACGTGGATCTCAAGGATCAAGTTGAAAGATGCTTAGCCCTACCAGCAACATATGCAACAGTGGTACAACGAGCCCAACTCTCGCAGCAAATTTTCGACTTGGCTCGAGAGGAAGAATCGATTTGTGAAAGACTTGTTCATGAGCAACATCTGCAACAACAAGGCTGGTCAGCAGTTATAGCGAACATGGAAGATTTGGTTACCGATTTCAAAGAACGATATAAACACTTCACGGAAGCATTCGAGGTCTATATGGGCCAACGAGGCGCGCTGTGCGAAGCTTTGAAGACTTTTGAAATTGACGTTGAGGTTCTAGGACGTATTCCTGTCTTACCTAATTTATTGAAAGGAGTGGAATACGATTCGCATGGATTCgatgaaatatctgaaaaagacGTTTCTGAAGAGGTATCACATTCGAGAAATGAGGAATTGTTAGCCATGGCCAGGGCGAAAACAGTTTCTAAATCTGAAGAACTAGCGGTAGTGAAGAGTGAACAAGAAAATCGAAGTTTGAAGTCGGAAGGAAGTCTTTCACATTCATCACAACTTCAAATTAGTTTACTGCAATGGATGTCATTGAAGGATAATCATTTAGCCCTAAAATCGATGTCGGAAGAATGCCTTCGTGGTATGGAAATGTTGGAAGATAGAAAAGTTCAACTCCTTAGAACTGATATTGCCAATATTCTCAAAATGGCTGAACAG gaggaaataaaagaaattaaaggtCTAGAAGATCGGCTGTGTGGTCTTGAAAAACTTATGTTTGATCTCAAGAAAATTGTCCAGGAACAACGTGAATTGGCTACTGCTTTTCAACAG AATCAAAACCGTGCCAGCAATCTGGGCGATCCATCAATCCTTCCTGATTTGTGTGCTTCGCATCGAAGCCAATTGTTAGTTATGCTACAAAGCCAAAGAAAAATTCGCGATATACGTCGGCGCATTTCAAAAGCGAAAGAAGAATTGTCCGACAATCTTTATAAAAGACTAAA ATATATTGTCCACATAGAAAACACTATGTTGGAACTGGCTAACAATTTGTTATTCTATCATCGTTGTTTAAGACGAATCGACAGTCACCTAAGTGTTATAAAGCAAATTCACGAGGCACCCACAATTTATGTGACCGCTGTGATGGAGGTGGTGCAGAGGCGCTCGTACTCAACGGCGTTTAGTTCTTGGGCTTCCAGTTTAGCCAGTGATCTATTGAATATTTATAAGGACGAAATAACACGGCGACAAGAATTTGATATTATGTTTCGCGGTCATTTTTTGGGATCATTGTTCCCTGGCTTAACAGACATGCCACCTGAATTTGCCACGGAAATCCCAGCTCCTTTCGATGAATGCTTACCAGATttgacaaaaaatg ATCTGGAAACTTTATCAACATATATGCCAGATATAACTTCGAACTTTCCCCTTTCGCCTGTAAACCCTGTGATAGAATTTTTCAATTCCAG ATCTGGAAATAGGAGTACACAAGATAAAAGTTGCTTATCAGGCAAACTGCAGTCTATCGAAGGTCCGCAGGTATTGCCCCGGCCTATTGATATATATTCCCATTTGAAGGA TGGGTTTGAATCTGAAACTGATACAGAAGAATTCGAGAAAGTGGGCCAAAGTCCTAATGAGCGGAAATTATCAGCAGCTGCAACAGCCGTGACTATCGCTACTTCAACAAGTCAGTTGAAAGTGGAGACTGTGACCATAAGTACAACCACTGAGCGGGTCGAAATGCAAACGGCGCAGACTTCCACTGAG GATAATTTGGGTTCAACGACATTAGAGGTGGAGCGGTTGAaagccttactaaaatcgatgtCACAATTATCGTTGGAAGCTTTAACTTTGCTACGATCGGAAATGCAACGAACCAAATGCGAGACTGAGTCTTGCAATCGCGAAATGCAAGATGAGATAAAGCATTTGCATGAACGATGGTTCACTATGAAAAGTGAATGTGAGGCCAAGGAGGCGGAAAATAATAGACTTATTGCCGAGCAGCATGACATGGCTATCAAAGAACTCTGCTCGACTCTCAAGAAGAAGCAGGATGAATTCATTACCTTAGAAGGTAACTACAAGGAACTCGAAACAAAATTGACAAAGGATGCTGAGGAGTTCGAAACGAGAGAGATTACTTTGAAGGAAGAAATTGCGAGGATGAATGCGAGAATTTGTGAACTGGAGACACAGCTGCAAAACGCGGAAATCGAAAAAGAACGAGCGGTAGCCGACTGTCGCGACAAGATAATTcacgaacataaaacagaaataGAATCTCTTCGTTGCCGCTTTAAACTAATGACAAATATGGAACGGTCGCCATCCGACATAAGCCTCGAAAAGATCGAACGACCTGACGTAATTGATATCATGAGTCATGAATCGATAATACAGCAACTCCGTGAAGATTTCGAAAACGAGAAGACACGAGCTATCGAAGCAGCCATTGAGAAGGAGCGCCTGAAATGGGCGGAGAATCAAAAATCTGCCTCATCGAGTAGCATTAGTCCCGATGCATTCCGAAAGATAATTGAAGAGAAAGAGCGACAACTTGATGTTATGCGGGAACGTGATTTGATATTGTCAAAGGAAAATGCGCAATTAAAAGTAAAAATCGAAGCGCTCGCAAACGAAGAGGAAAGTGATAGGGTGTATCTAAAGGATCAAATAGACATTTTGAATAGAGACAAAGTGCGCATGGAGTCCGAATTGCGTGCTGAGAAGATGCGTCGATTGGAAATGGAATCATCGGTTGCGACTATGAAATT ATCAACATGTCGCGATTTGGAAGGCGGAAGCACTTCACGCTCAAAACCTACTACTTCTAGTCAATCGCCTTTGAAACTAGGCGTTCAAATAGATAGCTGCAACAGAGGCGATACAATATTCGTAGTTTGGAATAATAGACATGGTCAATATATTATTGTCCAAGATTCAGCGACATTATATTTCCTACATAGCGATAGCCACAGTGCGTTAAACTTGAAAGCGCCCAGCTGCACAATATCGGACTTCCCCGAGCCATACTACTGTGTCGGGCGAGTGGTCGATAAGGAGTACTGCCATGCAAGAAAG GACGAAAATCGTTATAAAGTATCGAAAGGAACGAAATTTTATCGAGTTAGAGTACAACCAATTATTAAATCAGAATCCAGCCGCCATAGCCGCCGTGAACGCAATGAAT CCACTTCTAGCGCGTCAAGTGTTGCTGTAAGCCGCTCAACGAGTACTCAGCATTTGATAGATTCCTTTGCGCAAACGGATACATCAGGAATTTGCACCTCGGCGAGTCAAGATATGACAGATTCTATAAATACTAGAGATAGGACTATAAGTGTCACAGAAGAGGATGAAGAGCAAGTCTCATTAACCGACCGCTATCGTTGTGTTAGTTTAAGTGAGGAGGATGAACGAACTCTAGAAGGAAGTGCAATCGCAGCGGCAACAAATTTGCCTGGAAGTCAG GACTTCAGTACTGCTACAGCCTCTACTACTGCTACTAACCCTCCACCACAAATATCAACTGAGTGTTCGTCAGAGAAAGATCAAGACGATTCCGATGAATATCGATCGTTAGAAGCTAAAGACGAAACATATTTTTCATCTGGAATAGTTTAG